From the genome of Gemmatimonas phototrophica, one region includes:
- a CDS encoding C40 family peptidase, with product MIRRSRTLLPVLAAALVAVSSSVQAQESARGVTLESRKPFAAFSASAERLRDSIVSKARGSVGTRYKLGGTKPGVGLDCSGLVRYAMSMLDVVLPRTAQGQSKVGTEVPKDVAALKPGDVLTFGRGKRISHVGIYVGDGKMVHASTSRRQVIETSLTKRNPLIRQWKGVRRFVDTNSTQLRDSLLAFADSLSK from the coding sequence GTGATCCGTCGCTCCCGCACCCTGCTTCCGGTCCTCGCCGCTGCGCTTGTCGCAGTGTCGTCGTCCGTGCAGGCGCAGGAGTCAGCGCGCGGCGTCACGCTGGAGTCGCGCAAGCCGTTTGCGGCGTTCAGTGCATCAGCCGAGCGTTTGCGCGACAGCATTGTCTCGAAGGCGCGCGGCAGTGTCGGCACGCGCTACAAGCTGGGTGGCACCAAGCCCGGTGTCGGCCTCGATTGCAGCGGCCTGGTGCGATACGCCATGAGCATGCTGGATGTGGTGCTGCCGCGTACGGCACAGGGGCAGTCCAAGGTAGGCACCGAAGTGCCAAAGGACGTCGCAGCGCTCAAGCCCGGCGATGTGCTGACCTTCGGACGCGGCAAGCGCATCTCGCACGTTGGCATCTATGTCGGCGACGGCAAGATGGTGCACGCCAGTACCTCGCGGCGGCAGGTTATCGAAACGTCGCTCACCAAGCGCAACCCGCTCATTCGTCAGTGGAAGGGTGTGCGGCGCTTCGTGGACACCAACTCCACGCAGCTGCGTGACAGTCTGCTGGCCTTCGCGGATTCGTTGTCCAAGTAA
- a CDS encoding S9 family peptidase: MPTVFCTWQRALLVAALVSPAAAPTLTAQGSTPPKDRLTIADYFNWEDVSNPSLSPDGRQVLYTRTWIDQLNDRRESAVWLMNADGTKNRFLVKGSDARWSPDGTRISFVAPGEPGGAQIWVRYMDAEGATTQITRLSESPSDVEWSPDGKTIAFGMLVRQNEDWRIAMPTPPRGAKWTEPPRVVQKVRYRADRQGFLENGLRQLFTVPADGGTPRQITSGDWPANGNAWTPDGASLLFTSNRVADAEYSWRQSDIYAVNVASGAITQLTKRNGPDNGPVPSPDGRYIAYTGYDSTDATWKDAAMYVMDANGANPRALTEKLDRTPSGMMWAPDGSGVYFNVEQEGARNLYFVSLKGDVKPVTKGAQVLTVTDLGKSFLAVGTMSNASKPTDIVAFDVRTPTVKQLTDVNGDVLAGKRLATTEEVWFTSVDGFRIQGWIVKPADFDPSKKYPLMLEIHGGPHSMYNVGFSFARQDHAANGFVLLYTNPRGSTGYGSAFGNAIKNAYPGKDYDDLMAGVDTVINRGFVDKNRLYVFGCSGGGVLTSWIVGHTNRFAAASANCPVTNWLSFVGTTDGPGWYNNFAKYPWDDPTEHLKRSPLMYVGNVNTPTMLMTGVNDLRTPMGQTEEYYEALKIRKVPTAMVRFNNEWHGTSSTPSNFLRTQLYLRSWFERYKQPPTTKITQE, from the coding sequence ATGCCGACAGTTTTTTGCACCTGGCAACGCGCGCTGCTCGTTGCTGCGCTCGTGTCGCCCGCGGCCGCGCCCACGCTGACAGCGCAAGGCAGCACCCCGCCCAAGGATCGACTCACCATCGCGGACTACTTCAACTGGGAAGACGTCAGCAACCCTTCGCTGTCCCCCGATGGGCGGCAGGTGCTGTACACGCGCACGTGGATTGATCAACTCAACGATCGCCGCGAAAGTGCGGTGTGGCTGATGAATGCCGACGGGACGAAGAACCGCTTCCTCGTCAAAGGCTCGGACGCGCGCTGGAGTCCTGATGGCACGCGCATTTCGTTTGTCGCCCCCGGGGAGCCCGGTGGCGCACAGATCTGGGTGCGCTACATGGATGCCGAAGGGGCCACCACGCAGATCACGCGCTTGAGCGAGTCACCCAGTGACGTGGAATGGAGCCCCGACGGCAAGACCATTGCCTTTGGCATGCTGGTGCGGCAGAACGAAGACTGGCGCATTGCCATGCCTACACCACCGCGTGGCGCCAAGTGGACGGAACCGCCGCGCGTGGTGCAGAAGGTCCGCTATCGCGCCGATCGTCAGGGCTTCCTCGAGAACGGATTGCGACAGCTGTTCACCGTGCCCGCCGACGGAGGCACCCCGCGGCAGATCACCAGCGGTGACTGGCCCGCCAACGGGAATGCGTGGACCCCGGATGGCGCGTCGCTGCTCTTCACCTCCAACCGGGTGGCCGACGCCGAATACAGCTGGCGTCAGAGCGACATCTATGCCGTGAACGTGGCCAGCGGGGCCATCACGCAGCTCACCAAGCGCAATGGCCCCGACAACGGCCCCGTGCCCAGCCCTGACGGCCGCTACATCGCCTACACGGGCTACGACAGCACGGATGCCACGTGGAAGGACGCCGCGATGTACGTCATGGACGCCAATGGCGCCAACCCGCGAGCGCTCACGGAAAAGCTGGATCGCACCCCGAGTGGCATGATGTGGGCGCCCGACGGCAGTGGTGTGTACTTCAACGTGGAACAGGAAGGCGCGCGCAATCTGTACTTCGTGTCGCTCAAGGGCGACGTGAAACCCGTGACCAAGGGCGCGCAGGTGCTGACGGTCACCGACCTGGGGAAGTCGTTCCTGGCCGTTGGGACCATGAGCAACGCCAGCAAGCCCACCGATATCGTGGCATTCGATGTGCGCACCCCAACCGTCAAGCAGCTCACCGATGTGAATGGTGATGTGCTGGCCGGCAAGCGGCTCGCGACCACGGAGGAGGTGTGGTTCACGTCTGTTGACGGCTTCCGCATTCAAGGGTGGATCGTCAAACCCGCCGACTTTGATCCGAGCAAGAAGTATCCGCTCATGCTGGAGATTCACGGCGGCCCGCACAGCATGTACAACGTAGGGTTCAGCTTTGCGCGGCAGGATCATGCCGCGAACGGCTTCGTGCTGTTGTACACCAATCCGCGCGGCTCCACCGGCTACGGCAGCGCGTTCGGCAATGCCATCAAGAACGCCTATCCGGGCAAGGACTACGACGACCTCATGGCCGGTGTGGATACGGTCATCAACCGCGGCTTTGTTGACAAGAATCGGCTGTATGTCTTTGGCTGCTCCGGTGGCGGTGTGCTCACCAGCTGGATTGTGGGTCACACCAATCGCTTTGCGGCGGCCAGCGCCAATTGCCCCGTCACCAACTGGTTGAGCTTCGTCGGCACCACCGACGGTCCGGGGTGGTACAACAACTTTGCGAAGTATCCGTGGGATGATCCGACCGAACACCTCAAGCGGTCCCCGCTCATGTACGTGGGCAATGTGAATACCCCCACGATGCTCATGACCGGCGTGAACGACCTTCGGACCCCCATGGGGCAGACCGAGGAGTATTACGAAGCGCTCAAAATCCGGAAGGTGCCCACCGCCATGGTGCGCTTCAACAACGAGTGGCACGGCACCAGCTCCACTCCCTCCAACTTCCTGCGCACGCAGTTGTATCTTCGCAGCTGGTTTGAACGCTACAAGCAGCCCCCCACCACCAAGATCACGCAGGAATGA
- a CDS encoding YdcF family protein, with protein sequence MLFRGRGANIGIRAPAWLVRGSGAILGLCLMQLLAALGIFSALGVSVTLARLVCVVIGALLAPSAVGAWLWGMTALTAGLLLVVSYTPTAAPLLAGFVRRDGNRSPAPDAVVVFSGAVTAEGRVMGPALDRLLTGMAEAKRRRIPQLALSTVADEDDPTVATSERDQRELALTFAPELQLRFVHDVHSTRDEALAFAAVARTHGWQRVLVVTSPSHSRRACRAVERAGLAVQCLPAVSRSYALSKLDHPESRRLAFGDVIYETAATLLYELRDWM encoded by the coding sequence ATGCTGTTCCGGGGGCGCGGCGCCAACATCGGCATCCGCGCCCCCGCGTGGCTCGTACGTGGCAGTGGCGCCATACTGGGGCTCTGCCTCATGCAGTTGCTCGCCGCGTTGGGGATCTTTTCCGCCCTCGGCGTTTCCGTGACGCTGGCGCGCCTCGTATGCGTTGTGATTGGCGCGTTGCTGGCCCCCTCGGCCGTTGGGGCATGGCTCTGGGGGATGACGGCCCTCACCGCCGGCCTGCTGCTCGTGGTGTCCTACACCCCGACGGCAGCGCCACTTCTGGCGGGCTTTGTCCGCCGCGATGGCAACCGTTCGCCCGCGCCCGACGCGGTCGTGGTGTTCTCCGGGGCCGTGACCGCCGAGGGGCGGGTAATGGGGCCGGCGCTGGACCGCCTGCTGACCGGGATGGCGGAAGCCAAGCGCCGCCGTATTCCCCAACTCGCGCTGTCCACCGTGGCCGACGAGGACGATCCCACGGTCGCGACATCAGAGCGAGATCAGCGTGAACTGGCGCTCACGTTCGCACCGGAACTGCAGCTGCGTTTTGTGCACGACGTGCATAGCACCCGCGATGAGGCCCTGGCCTTTGCGGCCGTGGCACGGACCCATGGCTGGCAGCGTGTGCTGGTCGTCACGTCGCCCTCACACAGCCGACGGGCCTGTCGTGCGGTTGAGCGGGCCGGTCTCGCCGTGCAGTGCCTCCCAGCGGTCTCACGCAGCTATGCCCTCAGCAAGCTGGACCATCCCGAAAGCCGGCGACTGGCCTTTGGCGACGTGATCTACGAAACAGCCGCGACGCTGCTCTACGAGCTACGGGACTGGATGTAG
- a CDS encoding DUF983 domain-containing protein: MTTAILLGTRAIDLPRATIMQLMTRALRLRCPHCGGRKIFASFFQLKHNCPSCGLRLERGEADYFVGAYLFNLIAVELILFFCVCGFVFLTWPDPPWDLITYVTGFLMLAGCIGCYPFAKTTWLAVDLTIRPLTPEELQWHQEGGDVGDRELPHV; this comes from the coding sequence ATGACCACTGCTATTCTTCTGGGCACGCGGGCCATCGATTTGCCGCGGGCCACTATCATGCAGCTGATGACGCGGGCGCTCCGCCTGCGTTGCCCGCACTGTGGTGGCCGCAAAATCTTTGCGTCGTTCTTTCAGCTGAAGCACAACTGTCCCAGCTGCGGGTTGCGGCTTGAACGGGGCGAGGCTGACTACTTCGTGGGCGCCTATCTGTTCAACCTGATCGCGGTGGAACTCATTCTGTTCTTCTGCGTCTGCGGTTTCGTTTTTCTCACGTGGCCCGATCCCCCCTGGGATTTGATCACTTATGTGACGGGCTTCCTCATGCTGGCCGGGTGCATCGGGTGCTATCCGTTCGCCAAAACCACATGGCTCGCAGTGGATCTGACCATTCGTCCGCTCACCCCGGAAGAACTGCAGTGGCATCAGGAAGGCGGTGACGTTGGCGACCGGGAACTGCCCCACGTCTGA
- a CDS encoding alpha/beta fold hydrolase, translating to METTRLIRRLCTAVTGMAVLATTLPAQNPWAQVGMQGDFVVRNFAFSSGETLPELTLHYTTLGTPRRDAGGVVRNAVMILHGTGGSGRGFLSPGYAGELFGPGQLLDSAKYYIILPDGVGHGGSSKPSNGLHARFPKYGYTDMVAAQHRLLTEHLGVNHLRLIMGTSMGCMHGWVWGYTYPTFMDGLAPFACVPSQIAGRNRMIRTMAMDAIRADPVWNGGEYTTQPPGLRAAQMMLYIMSSAPLVQQTQAPTRDRADSVIRAYLDARMRTTDANDFLYQFDASRDYDPSARVKEITAPALFINSADDQVNPPELGLAERYAKQMPKTRFILLPITADTRGHGTHSLPRVWGNYLAEFLAALPQR from the coding sequence ATGGAAACCACCCGCCTGATCCGTCGCCTTTGCACAGCCGTCACTGGTATGGCTGTGCTCGCCACAACCTTGCCTGCGCAGAATCCGTGGGCGCAGGTCGGCATGCAGGGCGATTTCGTCGTTCGAAACTTTGCGTTCAGTTCGGGGGAAACCCTGCCCGAGCTCACCCTGCATTACACGACGCTCGGTACCCCTCGACGCGATGCCGGCGGTGTCGTCCGCAATGCGGTCATGATTCTGCACGGCACCGGGGGAAGCGGCCGAGGGTTTCTGTCGCCGGGATATGCGGGCGAATTATTCGGTCCCGGCCAGCTGCTCGATAGCGCCAAGTACTACATCATCCTCCCGGACGGCGTGGGGCATGGCGGTTCAAGCAAGCCCAGCAATGGGCTGCACGCCCGGTTCCCCAAATACGGCTATACCGACATGGTGGCCGCGCAGCATCGCCTGCTTACCGAGCATCTGGGGGTGAATCACCTGCGCCTGATCATGGGCACCTCCATGGGGTGCATGCACGGCTGGGTCTGGGGGTACACGTACCCGACCTTCATGGACGGACTCGCGCCATTCGCCTGCGTACCCAGCCAGATTGCCGGCCGCAATCGGATGATCCGGACCATGGCGATGGACGCCATCCGCGCCGATCCCGTGTGGAACGGTGGCGAGTACACCACGCAGCCCCCGGGGCTACGGGCCGCGCAGATGATGCTGTACATCATGTCGAGTGCGCCGCTGGTGCAGCAAACGCAGGCGCCGACAAGGGACCGTGCGGACTCGGTGATCCGTGCCTATCTCGACGCTCGCATGCGCACCACTGACGCCAATGACTTTCTGTACCAATTCGATGCCTCGCGCGACTACGATCCCTCGGCGCGGGTCAAGGAAATCACGGCGCCGGCGCTGTTCATCAACTCCGCTGATGATCAGGTGAATCCGCCCGAACTCGGGTTGGCCGAGCGGTATGCGAAGCAGATGCCAAAGACGCGCTTCATCCTGCTGCCCATTACGGCGGATACCCGTGGGCACGGTACGCATTCCCTGCCGCGGGTGTGGGGCAACTATCTCGCCGAGTTTCTGGCCGCGTTGCCGCAACGATGA
- a CDS encoding serine/threonine-protein kinase, with the protein MSATKVCPQCGDEYDDAIAFCSKDGTPLVAQSEGNLIGKMFGGRYKVIQQLGEGGMGQVYLAEHVRMKRKSAIKIMRPALVHEPEALQRFTREAENASKISHPNVASIFDFGETDEGLVYLAMEFIEGESLSALLKREIAMHPVVAADIIAQASDALAAAHELGILHRDIKPDNIMVSKRPDGTFVVKLVDFGIARTMERGSQQVTRTGFAVGTPEYMSPEQLSGDVLDARSDQYSLALVAFIALTGHDAFPNSSSKESLIARLTSRPRRLDEVRDDLDWPNSIQSVFDQSLAPDPSDRFPSVAEFGVALANAVEEMTPTQTAEMYRHALGQRMLSVAARTPGENSSVRTPAKAQATQKAKAQKAEAKRRRDPVAVRRRQSIFPYIVMAAGLTYGVYFYGSKQPAGTTANDAAVQIAAMASSAKAIVSNFTGKKADSTVTAKPEPTTAPVTKRVRKKAAADTTATAAVSADSAAKPIAGDSGAASTTPPPPDSSSLR; encoded by the coding sequence GTGAGTGCGACCAAGGTCTGCCCCCAGTGCGGGGACGAATACGACGACGCGATTGCGTTCTGTTCAAAAGACGGAACGCCTCTCGTGGCACAGTCTGAAGGAAACCTGATCGGCAAGATGTTTGGAGGCCGCTACAAGGTCATCCAGCAGCTTGGCGAGGGGGGCATGGGTCAGGTGTATCTGGCCGAGCACGTCCGCATGAAGCGCAAAAGCGCCATCAAGATCATGCGACCGGCGCTCGTGCACGAGCCGGAGGCCCTGCAGCGCTTTACGCGCGAGGCGGAGAACGCCTCCAAGATCTCGCACCCCAACGTGGCGAGCATCTTCGATTTTGGTGAGACCGACGAAGGGCTCGTCTATCTCGCCATGGAGTTCATCGAAGGGGAATCGCTCTCGGCGCTGCTGAAGCGTGAGATTGCGATGCACCCGGTGGTGGCGGCCGATATCATCGCGCAGGCGTCCGATGCATTGGCTGCAGCGCACGAGCTTGGCATCCTGCATCGCGATATCAAGCCGGACAATATCATGGTATCCAAGCGTCCCGACGGCACCTTCGTCGTGAAGCTGGTGGACTTTGGTATTGCCCGCACCATGGAGCGCGGCTCGCAGCAGGTCACGCGTACTGGCTTTGCGGTGGGCACCCCCGAGTACATGTCGCCTGAGCAGCTGTCGGGCGATGTGCTGGATGCACGCTCTGACCAGTACTCCCTGGCCTTGGTGGCGTTCATTGCACTCACGGGCCACGACGCCTTCCCGAATTCGTCGTCCAAGGAATCGCTCATCGCGCGCCTCACCAGCCGCCCGCGGCGGTTGGACGAAGTGCGCGACGACCTGGATTGGCCCAACAGCATTCAGAGCGTCTTCGATCAGTCACTCGCCCCCGATCCCAGCGATCGTTTTCCAAGCGTCGCGGAGTTTGGTGTGGCGTTGGCCAATGCGGTGGAAGAGATGACACCCACGCAGACGGCGGAGATGTATCGTCACGCGCTGGGGCAGCGCATGCTCAGTGTGGCCGCACGTACGCCGGGAGAAAACTCCAGCGTCCGTACGCCAGCCAAGGCGCAGGCGACGCAAAAAGCCAAGGCCCAGAAAGCGGAGGCCAAGCGCCGCCGTGATCCGGTTGCGGTACGTCGGCGTCAGTCCATTTTTCCGTACATTGTGATGGCTGCTGGCCTCACATATGGTGTGTACTTTTACGGCTCAAAGCAGCCGGCGGGGACCACCGCCAACGATGCCGCCGTGCAAATTGCGGCCATGGCGTCATCTGCCAAGGCGATCGTGAGCAACTTCACCGGCAAGAAGGCCGACAGCACCGTCACGGCCAAGCCGGAGCCTACCACGGCACCCGTTACCAAGCGTGTGCGCAAGAAAGCCGCAGCCGATACCACCGCCACTGCGGCCGTGAGTGCCGATTCAGCGGCCAAACCCATTGCAGGCGATAGCGGGGCGGCGTCCACGACACCACCACCGCCAGATAGCAGCAGTCTCCGCTGA
- a CDS encoding M14 family zinc carboxypeptidase: protein MHYWRKSALAVAMLALPAAAQAQQAIDAEYTAKIKEHLQDPRITTELVDHLPASATVPTPLKFHGRIVGTPGELTYAKDIHRYFEALAKASPRAKYWTIGKTEEGRDMVVLAIADSATIANLDKYKGDIAALTDPRKTTEAEAKRLIGTTKPMYWLTSGIHSPETGGPEMLQELAYRLIVQESPYIQAIRNNIITFITPVIEVDGREKHVDTYYYNKTLPAGAARLPLMYWGKYVAHDNNRDGMGQFLSLTKNVNDFYLAWKPQVMHDLHESVTYLYSSTGTGPYNDAIDPITVTEWWTFAQEDVREMTKRGVPGVWTYGFYDGWTPNYMFFVAHTKNAIGRFYEVQSYGPDNYEVRPPATTTSREWFRPNPPLSYIKWGPRNNTNIQQSAVLISLKHFADNKANYLENYWIKNKRAMEKGKTGAGPYAWVIPAAQRRKADAADAVNELRKQGLEIHVAAAAYKAGNVSVQPGDWVVRGDQPFRTLADMYFSIQNYTPQNPRPYDDTGWTFQFMRNVAVLPVMEQSILTVAMNPVIDKVRAAGGIDGTGAVLLVDHTTDNNLMKFRTAFATTKMHAAEASFEAAGRTFRAGAFIIPAGDRAKIEASLKELGITAQAVATVPTVKMHELDLPRIGYAHAWQRTQDEGWVRAALDTYGVPYNYFGDIELRKGNLRAKYDVIIYPHVGGSAQSHIAGIIKNGDTPLPYKKSPKTPNLGANDSAEDIRGGLGIEGLTELYKFVQAGGTLIVEGSTSTIFPAYNLTNGVTIESPSQLFARGTILRGVVADRKSPIAYGFDAQLPVYFNQDPVMNVGGSAGVFAGVGSGSGAAAMMQNTTPNANPLRLSTWSWNMSDSTGTPMPVAAGRPAAAGGAPAGRGGTGGAGAFGGAASIDGTRPRVIMQFPANAADMLLSGTLAGGEALQNRAQLIDAPLGKGHVVMFAIRPFWRWQTQGTYFLGFNAILNWNDLDAGR, encoded by the coding sequence ATGCATTACTGGCGCAAATCGGCCCTGGCTGTCGCCATGCTCGCGCTGCCGGCTGCCGCCCAGGCGCAGCAGGCGATCGACGCCGAGTATACGGCGAAAATCAAGGAACACCTGCAGGACCCGCGCATCACGACCGAGCTGGTGGACCATCTGCCGGCCTCGGCCACCGTGCCCACGCCGCTCAAGTTCCACGGGCGCATTGTGGGTACGCCGGGCGAGCTCACCTATGCCAAGGACATCCACCGCTACTTTGAGGCGCTGGCCAAGGCTTCGCCGCGGGCCAAGTACTGGACCATTGGCAAGACCGAAGAAGGGCGCGACATGGTGGTGCTCGCCATTGCTGACAGCGCGACCATTGCCAATCTCGACAAGTACAAGGGTGACATTGCCGCGCTGACCGACCCGCGCAAAACCACCGAGGCCGAAGCGAAGCGCCTCATTGGGACCACCAAGCCCATGTACTGGCTCACGAGTGGCATCCATTCGCCCGAAACCGGCGGCCCCGAAATGCTTCAGGAGCTGGCCTACCGGCTCATTGTGCAGGAGAGCCCGTATATCCAGGCGATTCGCAACAACATCATCACCTTCATCACGCCCGTCATTGAAGTGGATGGCCGTGAGAAGCATGTGGATACGTACTACTACAACAAGACGCTTCCCGCCGGTGCGGCGCGGCTCCCCCTCATGTACTGGGGCAAGTACGTCGCACACGACAACAACCGCGACGGCATGGGGCAGTTCCTGTCGCTCACCAAAAACGTGAACGACTTCTACCTGGCCTGGAAGCCGCAGGTGATGCACGACCTGCATGAGTCGGTAACGTACCTGTACAGCAGCACCGGTACCGGCCCGTACAACGATGCTATCGACCCCATCACGGTGACCGAGTGGTGGACCTTCGCGCAGGAAGACGTGCGCGAAATGACCAAGCGCGGCGTGCCGGGCGTGTGGACGTACGGCTTCTACGACGGCTGGACGCCCAACTACATGTTCTTCGTGGCGCACACCAAGAACGCCATTGGCCGCTTCTACGAAGTGCAGAGCTACGGCCCGGACAACTACGAAGTGCGTCCGCCGGCCACGACCACCAGCCGCGAGTGGTTCCGTCCAAATCCGCCGCTGTCGTACATCAAGTGGGGCCCGCGCAACAATACGAACATCCAGCAGTCGGCGGTGCTCATTTCGCTCAAGCACTTTGCGGACAACAAGGCCAACTACCTCGAGAACTACTGGATCAAGAACAAGCGCGCCATGGAGAAGGGCAAGACCGGCGCCGGCCCGTACGCGTGGGTCATTCCTGCAGCGCAGCGTCGCAAGGCCGATGCGGCCGACGCCGTGAACGAACTGCGCAAGCAGGGGCTCGAAATTCATGTGGCCGCGGCGGCGTACAAGGCGGGCAATGTAAGTGTGCAGCCTGGCGACTGGGTGGTGCGCGGCGATCAGCCGTTCCGCACGTTGGCCGACATGTACTTCAGCATTCAGAACTACACGCCGCAGAACCCGCGCCCGTACGACGACACCGGCTGGACTTTCCAGTTCATGCGCAACGTGGCGGTGCTGCCGGTCATGGAACAGAGCATCCTCACCGTGGCCATGAACCCGGTGATCGACAAGGTGCGCGCCGCTGGTGGTATTGATGGCACCGGAGCGGTCTTGCTGGTGGATCACACCACCGACAACAACCTCATGAAGTTCCGCACGGCCTTTGCCACCACCAAGATGCACGCGGCTGAAGCGTCGTTCGAGGCGGCGGGGCGCACGTTCCGCGCCGGCGCGTTCATCATTCCCGCTGGCGATCGCGCAAAGATCGAGGCGTCGCTTAAGGAGTTGGGCATCACGGCGCAGGCTGTTGCCACTGTGCCCACGGTCAAGATGCACGAGCTCGACCTGCCGCGCATTGGATACGCCCACGCCTGGCAGCGCACGCAGGATGAAGGGTGGGTGCGCGCGGCATTGGATACCTACGGCGTGCCATACAACTATTTCGGCGACATCGAACTGCGAAAGGGGAACCTGCGCGCCAAGTACGATGTGATCATCTATCCGCACGTGGGTGGCAGTGCGCAGTCGCACATTGCCGGTATCATCAAGAACGGCGACACACCGCTCCCCTACAAGAAGTCGCCCAAGACGCCCAACCTCGGCGCGAATGATTCGGCCGAGGACATTCGTGGTGGGTTGGGCATTGAAGGGCTCACGGAGCTGTACAAGTTCGTGCAGGCCGGTGGCACGCTCATTGTGGAAGGCAGTACGTCCACGATCTTCCCGGCGTACAACCTCACCAACGGCGTGACCATCGAGTCACCCAGCCAGCTCTTCGCGCGCGGCACGATTTTGCGCGGCGTGGTGGCCGACCGGAAGAGTCCCATCGCGTACGGATTCGACGCTCAGTTGCCGGTGTATTTCAATCAGGACCCCGTCATGAACGTGGGTGGTTCGGCGGGTGTCTTCGCCGGCGTAGGCAGCGGCAGCGGTGCCGCCGCGATGATGCAGAACACCACACCCAACGCCAATCCGCTCCGCCTCTCCACCTGGAGCTGGAACATGTCGGATAGCACCGGCACCCCCATGCCGGTGGCCGCTGGCCGGCCCGCGGCAGCTGGTGGAGCACCAGCCGGTCGTGGCGGCACTGGTGGCGCCGGAGCATTCGGAGGGGCCGCGAGCATCGACGGCACGCGACCGCGCGTGATCATGCAGTTCCCCGCGAACGCGGCCGACATGCTGCTCTCCGGCACGCTCGCCGGTGGGGAAGCGCTACAGAATCGCGCGCAGCTGATTGACGCGCCGTTGGGTAAAGGACACGTCGTGATGTTCGCCATTCGTCCGTTCTGGCGCTGGCAGACGCAGGGCACGTACTTTCTGGGCTTCAACGCCATTCTCAACTGGAACGATCTCGACGCCGGCCGGTAG
- a CDS encoding DUF1028 domain-containing protein produces MRLTTIAVILGLAIAPALPAQSSNAGNFSTMPPAPWPPVATFSILGYDPATGEVGGAVQSRVFSVGNGVLWAEAGVGAAATQAIVDVSYGPQAIALLRGGMKPADVIKKVWESDPDPRPTDWTKFGRQFAVIDMQGNVAAYTGPKASEWAGDKQGKYCTAQGNILAGPDVVSGMVKAFEETPGHLSLRLLAALEAGQLAGGDKRGMQSAAMLIVKKDGGVWLHNDVVLRLQVDDNPEPIKELRRLVEKAASQRRPRR; encoded by the coding sequence ATGCGCCTCACTACTATCGCCGTCATCCTCGGCCTGGCCATCGCGCCGGCCCTCCCCGCCCAGAGCAGCAACGCGGGCAACTTCTCCACTATGCCGCCCGCGCCGTGGCCGCCGGTGGCGACTTTCTCCATCCTCGGCTACGACCCGGCGACGGGCGAAGTGGGGGGCGCGGTGCAGAGCCGCGTGTTCTCGGTAGGCAACGGCGTGCTGTGGGCCGAGGCCGGGGTGGGTGCGGCGGCCACGCAGGCCATTGTGGATGTGTCGTACGGGCCGCAGGCCATTGCGCTGCTGCGCGGCGGCATGAAGCCGGCCGATGTGATCAAGAAAGTCTGGGAGAGCGACCCCGACCCGCGCCCCACCGATTGGACCAAGTTCGGCCGGCAGTTCGCCGTGATCGACATGCAGGGTAATGTGGCCGCGTATACGGGCCCCAAGGCCAGCGAGTGGGCGGGTGACAAGCAGGGCAAGTACTGCACGGCCCAGGGCAATATTCTCGCTGGGCCCGACGTGGTGAGCGGCATGGTGAAGGCGTTCGAGGAAACGCCCGGGCATCTGTCGCTACGCCTGCTCGCCGCGCTGGAAGCGGGGCAACTGGCCGGCGGTGACAAGCGTGGCATGCAGAGCGCCGCCATGCTCATCGTGAAAAAGGACGGCGGCGTGTGGCTGCACAACGACGTGGTGCTGCGTCTGCAGGTGGACGACAATCCCGAGCCCATCAAAGAACTCCGCCGCCTGGTGGAGAAGGCCGCCTCACAGCGCCGCCCCCGTCGATAA